The Aerosakkonema funiforme FACHB-1375 genome includes a window with the following:
- a CDS encoding hybrid sensor histidine kinase/response regulator, translated as MNVNGEWLSQQMRALGERVSNLLNYAHSNPSQHPELLPQALEELGVSLEELRVSQEVLHEQNQELLEAHTSLELERQRYRELFEFAPDSYLITDTEGKIQQANHAASLLLKVSQKHLVGKPLIVFVPEPQRRAFRNELNRLHQVERLQEWIIQLQPRGAVPFDAALTVTRVFDQTGAIVGLRWLVRDISERKQLEEAQLRAKLAEITNQALQAEIAQRKQLEKELRQQAESLNQANTLKDEFLAIVSHELRTPLNAILGWAQILRGRQLNDTIVARALETIERNARTQVTLIEDLLDISRIVRGKLHFNIRPVNLVSVIRAAIDCVQLAVTAKNIEIRTDLDESASLVSGDSDRLQQIVWNLLSNAIKFTPRNGQIEVRLERISSNAVITVSDTGQGIHPNFLPFVFDRFRQAERATTRHHGGLGLGLAIVRQLVEMHGGTVEASSPGEGLGATFTVQLPLMAVCILPSEAGQQPSIAEEAPAFDLHPSLSNVSVLVVDDEADTRELLTVVLERAGASVRAAASVHEALQVIQQSQPDILISDVGMPEQDGYALIRQVRQIELEQVSTIPAIALTAYAREEDCRQLLNAGFQLHLPKPVEPAVLVAAVASQIECV; from the coding sequence ATGAATGTGAACGGTGAGTGGTTGAGCCAACAAATGAGAGCGTTGGGTGAGCGAGTGAGTAACCTATTAAACTACGCTCATTCCAATCCATCGCAACACCCAGAACTGCTGCCCCAAGCATTGGAAGAACTGGGTGTTTCTCTAGAAGAACTGCGGGTATCTCAAGAAGTATTGCACGAGCAAAATCAGGAATTGCTGGAGGCTCATACGTCTCTAGAACTAGAACGGCAGCGCTACCGGGAGTTATTTGAATTTGCTCCTGATAGCTACTTGATTACTGACACAGAAGGCAAAATTCAGCAAGCCAATCATGCTGCTAGTCTGTTGCTCAAGGTGTCGCAAAAGCACTTGGTTGGCAAGCCTTTAATCGTATTTGTTCCCGAACCTCAACGTCGAGCTTTCCGCAACGAACTCAACCGATTGCATCAAGTTGAACGACTTCAAGAGTGGATTATCCAGTTACAGCCTCGCGGTGCAGTACCTTTTGATGCTGCATTAACTGTGACTAGGGTATTTGACCAGACAGGTGCGATCGTGGGGCTACGCTGGCTAGTGCGGGACATCAGCGAACGGAAGCAACTGGAAGAAGCGCAATTGCGGGCAAAACTGGCTGAAATTACCAACCAAGCCTTGCAAGCAGAAATTGCCCAGCGGAAGCAGCTAGAGAAGGAACTGCGACAGCAAGCAGAATCCCTCAACCAAGCAAATACCCTCAAAGATGAATTTTTGGCGATCGTCTCCCACGAACTCCGCACCCCATTAAATGCTATTTTGGGTTGGGCGCAGATCCTTCGCGGTCGGCAGTTAAATGACACGATCGTCGCTCGCGCATTAGAGACGATCGAGCGGAATGCCAGAACGCAGGTAACACTGATTGAAGATCTGCTAGACATCTCTCGCATTGTTCGAGGTAAACTTCATTTCAATATCCGCCCCGTCAATTTAGTTTCTGTGATTCGGGCAGCTATTGATTGCGTGCAGCTTGCCGTCACAGCGAAAAACATCGAGATTCGGACAGATCTGGATGAATCAGCCAGTTTAGTGTCAGGAGATAGCGATCGCTTACAGCAGATCGTTTGGAATTTACTCTCCAATGCCATTAAGTTTACTCCCAGAAATGGACAAATTGAAGTTCGGCTAGAGCGCATTTCCTCCAACGCCGTCATTACAGTCAGTGACACCGGTCAAGGTATTCATCCAAATTTTCTACCTTTCGTCTTTGACCGCTTTCGTCAGGCAGAACGAGCAACTACAAGGCATCATGGTGGATTGGGATTAGGACTTGCCATTGTGCGGCAATTGGTAGAAATGCACGGGGGAACAGTGGAAGCAAGCAGCCCAGGCGAAGGACTAGGAGCCACATTTACGGTGCAGCTACCCCTGATGGCAGTTTGCATTCTGCCAAGTGAAGCGGGACAACAGCCTTCGATAGCTGAGGAAGCCCCTGCATTCGACTTACATCCAAGCTTGAGCAATGTATCTGTACTGGTCGTCGATGATGAAGCAGATACCCGCGAACTGTTGACTGTCGTGCTGGAGCGTGCTGGCGCTTCCGTCAGGGCAGCGGCTTCGGTGCATGAAGCCTTGCAGGTGATTCAACAGTCACAGCCTGATATCTTAATTAGCGATGTTGGGATGCCAGAGCAGGATGGCTACGCGCTCATCCGTCAAGTGCGGCAGATCGAATTAGAGCAAGTTAGTACTATTCCTGCGATCGCACTCACCGCTTACGCTAGAGAAGAAGACTGTCGGCAATTATTAAATGCAGGCTTTCAGCTTCACCTGCCTAAGCCAGTTGAACCAGCAGTGTTAGTAGCAGCAGTGGCAAGTCAAATTGAGTGTGTATAA
- a CDS encoding Bax inhibitor-1/YccA family protein: protein MLTVAQARPNERAKFIQQTYTHLAGAVGAFIVVEFLLFQTGIAGVLFRFVAASRFSWLAFLGAFALLGWLSRELAAKADSVETQYTGLGIYVVAEALIFAPLLYIAAFFSSPDVIPTAAILTLFLFGGLTTVAFTTRQDFTFLGGILKIAAFVALGLILCSIMFGFTLGLFFSVAMVVFASAAILYDTSNVIHHYSTHQYVAASLELFASVALLFWYVLQIVMSLSRR from the coding sequence ATGCTGACTGTTGCACAAGCGCGACCAAACGAACGCGCCAAGTTTATCCAACAAACCTACACGCATCTAGCGGGGGCAGTTGGTGCATTTATTGTTGTCGAATTTTTGCTGTTTCAGACTGGCATTGCTGGAGTATTGTTCCGTTTTGTAGCTGCCAGTCGATTTAGCTGGTTAGCGTTTCTGGGAGCGTTTGCGCTGCTGGGCTGGCTATCGAGGGAATTGGCTGCGAAGGCAGATTCGGTGGAAACCCAGTATACCGGTTTGGGGATTTATGTAGTCGCAGAAGCACTGATATTTGCTCCCCTGCTGTACATTGCTGCCTTTTTTTCGAGCCCTGACGTGATTCCGACAGCGGCTATCCTGACCCTGTTCCTATTTGGCGGTTTGACTACCGTTGCATTCACGACGCGCCAGGATTTTACCTTCTTAGGCGGCATTCTCAAAATCGCTGCTTTTGTCGCCTTGGGTCTAATTCTTTGCAGCATCATGTTTGGCTTCACGTTAGGGCTGTTTTTCTCGGTGGCAATGGTAGTATTTGCCTCGGCGGCAATTCTGTACGACACGTCCAATGTGATACACCACTATTCGACGCATCAGTATGTGGCGGCTTCGCTGGAACTATTTGCTTCTGTAGCTTTGTTGTTCTGGTATGTGCTGCAAATTGTGATGTCATTGTCTCGCCGCTAA